The Nitrospira sp. sequence CTGGAGTCTGGGGCAATCCCCGGCGCAGATTCTCGTGAAAGCTTGAGCGAGTATTCGGCCACATTCTGGGACCTAAAACTTGATTACCTCTCTGAACTTGCTCGATATTGCAAGATGAACGGAACACGGCTCATCCTGTTCCATAGCCCCCGCTTTCAGGAGGATCCGACAGCTTTGGCTGCTTGGTCCCAGCGGCTCTCTGCCTTACATTTATCCTATGACGGAGTGGAGTTCCTTGATCTTTCGGAACGCACACATAAGCTCCTTGCAGGACGGCCTGGGCTCTTTAAGGACATTGCCCACCTGAATGCCAAGGGAGCCGAGGTGTTTTCAACGCTTCTGGCGGAAGAGGTTGGCAATCGAATCGGCGGACCAATTTCTGGGGGGATAGGATCTAAGTCAAAGTCATATGATCATACATCATCATAAGCCGGTCGCTTTCAGTTGTTGTCCATACATTGTTTTTAGACCAGTATTGGCCTTGCGAAGTACATTGAGATACCTGCTTACCATCAGACACTAGATCGTCCGGGGTACCCCCAAAATCTATACTGGTAAAGAATGGGGTTAACTTGCAGTGATTTTAGTTGAAGGAGGAGGATTATGGGTGGATTTATTACGGAACTGTGGGCGTTCATGAAGGAACGAAAAAAATTCTGGCTGTTGCCAATCTTGGTGGTTCTACTTTTGTTCGGCACATTGATTGTGTTGACGCAGGGTTCAGCTGTCGCTCCCTTTATCTATACGTTATTCTAAGGCAGGAGGAGCCTATTCCTGGTTACTCTGCCAATTACTCGAACGACTCAAGGTGTTCAACACTCACTATTTGGCTCTCATTCGCAGGTAGATCGCTGAGCGGACGGGTCATAGGGCTCCAACGGCAGCCCCTGTGATCCGGTGTTTTGCAGAGAAGGCTTCTAAAACATGGGACTCTGTGATGAAATGCTGGTACGTTGTCGGGTGACGAGCATTGGTACCGCCTCGCCAAACAAGACCATCGACGTTCCACCCCTTATGCTGCTGCAACGAAACACATTGTTTGGGGGTTTCAGACCAAGAGCCTAAGGCGTACTGTCTTTCAGGCCGACACTGGAGGTTGCCGGTCGAACACATATGAAATCGGGTTGAACATAGCCACGGCAAGGTTCAGAATATTGGATTCCATCTCGTGGGGTCAGTCCGTTTATTGATGCAGGAGGAAGAAAAGCATGATTGGTGATGCATCAGGCAGCGTTAAAGTGGCAGTCGTTGGAGCCGGTTATTGGGGGAAAAACTTGGTGCGTAACTTCTCTGGTCTGAACTCACTGGGAGCCATCTGCGACAGCGAGGCCGAACGGTTGGAATCTTTCAAGCAGCCGTATCCCGGAGTCAAGTTGTTCAGAGCGTATTCGGATGTGTTGAGAGATAACACGATTCGCGCAGTGGCGATTGCCACACCGGCGGAAGGACATGCCGATTCCGTGAGAGAGGCGCTGCTGGCGGGCAAGGATGTGTTCGTAGAGAAGCCGCTCTGTCTATCAGTCCAAGAAGGCGCAGAACTCGTTGCCTTGGCCAAGAAAAACCAGCGCATTCTCATGGTGGGCCACCTCCTCTGGTATCATCCGGCGGTCCTGAAACTGAAGGAACTGATTCGTGCGGGTGACTTAGGGCGTATTCAGTACATCTATTCGAACCGTTTGAATCTCGGCAAGATTCGGCGGGAAGAAAACATTCTCTGGAGTTTCGCGCCACATGATATCTCCGTGATCCTCGGATTGTTGAACGAAACACCCGATATGGTCAGGGCGCAGGGTGGAAATTATCTTCACCAACAGATCGCCGATGTCACCATCAGTCTTCTGTCGTTTCCAAGCGGCGTCAAGGCCCATATTTTTGTCTCCTGGCTGCACCCGTTCAAAGAGCAGAAATTGATCGTGGTGGGTGATCGGCAAATGGCGGTCTTCGATGACTTGGAGAAAAAGGATAAGCTGCTCCTCTATCCGCATTCAATCGACTGGAAGGACAATCTTCCGATCGCAAACAAGGCGGATGCCCATCCGATTGAACTGGATCAGGGAGAGCCTCTGCGAGCTGAATGTCAGCATTTCCTGGAGTGTGTGGCCACGCGGGCCAAGCCGAGAACAGACGGTGAGGAAGGGCTGCGCGTGTTATCCGTTCTGCAGCGATGTCAGGAAGCACTCGAACAGGTCGCACCTTACCCGACCCCGTCCACGATCCGGACGGACAGCCCCTACTTCGCTCATGAATCGGCCTTCGTTGATGACGGCGTGGAGATCGGCGAGGGAACGAGCATCTGGCACACATCACATATCCTTAAAGGATCGCGTATCGGTAAGAACTGTAAGATCGGCCAGAATGTTGTCGTCGGTCCTCATGCCACTGTCGGCAACAATGTCAAGATTCAGAACAATGTGTCTGTCTATGAAGGTGTGACACTCGAAGATCACGTTTTTTGCGGCCCATCGATGGTGTTTACCAACGTCTTTAATCCTCGAAGCGAGATCCCGCGGATGAAGGAGCTCAAACAAACCCTTGTACGGCGAGGAGCCACGCTGGGAGCGAATTCGACCATCCTGTGCGGCATTACGATCGGGCGATATGCCTTCATCGGAGCGGGGGCAGTTGTGACCAAAGATGTGCCGGATCATGCGCTCGTGGTCGGCAATCCTGGTCGGATCACGGGTTGGATGTGTGTGTGCGGAGTCAAGCTCCGCGTCGATGACGAGAAGGCCGCCTGTCCGACCTGTGGACAGCACTATCGAGCCGAGCGGACTGGGATGGCTGCAGTCTAAGAAAGGAGAATTTCATGGGTGTTCCGTTACTTGACTTAAAGGCACATCACGAACCGCTGCACAAAGAGATTATGGCGGCGTTGGAACAGACTTTTCGGAGTCAAGCGTTTATCCTGGGACCTGAGGTGGGCAAGCTGGAGGAGCGGGTTGCCGCCTATTGCCAGTCCAAATACGGTATCGGTGTGACCTCAGGAACCGACGCGCTCCTGGTCGCTCTCATGGCTCTCGGTGTGGGTCCTGGTGACGAGGTCATTACCACCCCCTATTCATTCTTCGCAACGGCCGGGGCTGTCGTGCGGCTCGGAGGCAAGCCGGTACTCGTGGATATCGATTCCACGACCTACAATCTCGACCCAGCCAAGCTTGACTCGGCGGTGACAACCAAGACCAAAGCCATCATTCCGGTCCATCTCTACGGGCAATGTGCCGATATGGCGCCGATCATGGATGTCGCCAGACAGCACAATTTGGGCGTCATCGAAGATGCAGCACAAGCTATCGGCTCGGAGTACCGAGATGGCCGACGGGCCTGCAGTATGGGTACGATCGGTTGCCTCTCGTTTTTTCCGAGCAAGAATCTAGGGTGTTTGGGTGATGGGGGAATGGCTGTGACCAACGACCCGGATCTCGCAGAGCGGATGCGAGTCCTGCGCGTCCACGGGAGTAAGCCGAAGTATTACCATAAATTAATCGGAGGAAACTTCCGGCTCGATACGATTCAGGCCGCGGTTCTGAACGTCAAGCTCAATTATCTCGATGGATGGACCAAACGACGGCAAGAGAATGCCACCAGGTATGAGGCGCTATTTCAGCAGAGTGGTCTCGTGCAGAAGGGGAACGTGCGATTGCCGGAGGCCCTGTATCGGGCCTCGAACGCGAAGCATTATCACATTTACAATCAATTCGTGCTCCGCGTGGAGCGGCGAGACGATCTCATGGCATATCTGAAACAGAAAGGGATCGGGGCGGAGATCTACTACCCGGTTCCCTTCCATTTACAAGAATGCTTCCGATACCTGGGTTACAAAGAGGGAGACTTCCCTGAATCCGAAGGGGCAGCGAAAGAGACCGTCGCGATTCCGATCTACCCAGAGTTGACGGCAGAACAGCAGTCTGAGGTTGTCGAGGTTATCGCTGCGTTCTACCGATAAGTTCGGCGGAATGTTCAACACAATCCGGAGAAAGGGATCATGAGTAATATCCTTGGTATCTCGGCCTTCTACCACGATAGTGCGGCGTGTCTCGTTCGTGATGGAGACATTATCGCGGCTGCTCAGGAAGAACGGTTTACCAGAAAAAAACATGATCCGGGGTTCCCTGCTCATGCGGTCAACTACTGTTTGGCAGAAGGGGGGATCTCGCTGGCTGATCTCCAGTACATCGTCTTTTATGATAAGCCGCTCGTGAAATTTGAGCGGTTGATCGAAACCTACCTGGCTTTTGCTCCGAAAGGGCTTC is a genomic window containing:
- a CDS encoding Gfo/Idh/MocA family oxidoreductase, producing MIGDASGSVKVAVVGAGYWGKNLVRNFSGLNSLGAICDSEAERLESFKQPYPGVKLFRAYSDVLRDNTIRAVAIATPAEGHADSVREALLAGKDVFVEKPLCLSVQEGAELVALAKKNQRILMVGHLLWYHPAVLKLKELIRAGDLGRIQYIYSNRLNLGKIRREENILWSFAPHDISVILGLLNETPDMVRAQGGNYLHQQIADVTISLLSFPSGVKAHIFVSWLHPFKEQKLIVVGDRQMAVFDDLEKKDKLLLYPHSIDWKDNLPIANKADAHPIELDQGEPLRAECQHFLECVATRAKPRTDGEEGLRVLSVLQRCQEALEQVAPYPTPSTIRTDSPYFAHESAFVDDGVEIGEGTSIWHTSHILKGSRIGKNCKIGQNVVVGPHATVGNNVKIQNNVSVYEGVTLEDHVFCGPSMVFTNVFNPRSEIPRMKELKQTLVRRGATLGANSTILCGITIGRYAFIGAGAVVTKDVPDHALVVGNPGRITGWMCVCGVKLRVDDEKAACPTCGQHYRAERTGMAAV
- a CDS encoding DegT/DnrJ/EryC1/StrS family aminotransferase, whose amino-acid sequence is MGVPLLDLKAHHEPLHKEIMAALEQTFRSQAFILGPEVGKLEERVAAYCQSKYGIGVTSGTDALLVALMALGVGPGDEVITTPYSFFATAGAVVRLGGKPVLVDIDSTTYNLDPAKLDSAVTTKTKAIIPVHLYGQCADMAPIMDVARQHNLGVIEDAAQAIGSEYRDGRRACSMGTIGCLSFFPSKNLGCLGDGGMAVTNDPDLAERMRVLRVHGSKPKYYHKLIGGNFRLDTIQAAVLNVKLNYLDGWTKRRQENATRYEALFQQSGLVQKGNVRLPEALYRASNAKHYHIYNQFVLRVERRDDLMAYLKQKGIGAEIYYPVPFHLQECFRYLGYKEGDFPESEGAAKETVAIPIYPELTAEQQSEVVEVIAAFYR